The proteins below are encoded in one region of Mycobacteriales bacterium:
- the pyrF gene encoding orotidine-5'-phosphate decarboxylase — protein sequence MTAPIAVALDAPDVDTAARWANAVQRYVSVLKVGLELFCRHGPDVVNVVRGGTGLDLFLDLKLHDIPNTVAGAARSVARLKPAYLTVHASGGRDMVRAAVEAAPDVKIAAVTLLTSLDEHALRVLGVDQQPRDVVLRLASVAVEAGARAVVCSPQEVAAVRAEVGDGITLVTPGVRLEGGDAQDQARVATPARALADGADLLVIGRPITGASDPGAAAAAIAADLQRLRA from the coding sequence GTGACCGCCCCGATCGCCGTAGCCCTGGACGCGCCCGACGTCGACACCGCGGCCCGGTGGGCCAACGCCGTCCAGCGGTACGTGTCGGTGCTCAAGGTGGGGCTGGAGCTGTTCTGCCGGCACGGGCCGGACGTCGTCAACGTCGTGCGCGGCGGCACCGGGCTGGACCTGTTCCTCGACCTGAAGCTGCACGACATCCCCAACACCGTCGCCGGCGCGGCGCGGTCGGTGGCGCGGCTGAAGCCCGCGTACCTGACCGTGCACGCGAGCGGCGGGCGCGACATGGTGCGCGCGGCCGTCGAGGCGGCGCCGGACGTGAAGATCGCCGCGGTGACGCTGCTGACCAGCCTGGACGAGCACGCGTTGCGGGTGCTCGGGGTGGACCAGCAGCCGCGCGACGTGGTGCTGCGGCTCGCGTCGGTGGCGGTCGAGGCCGGCGCGCGGGCGGTCGTGTGCAGCCCCCAGGAGGTCGCGGCGGTGCGTGCCGAGGTCGGCGACGGCATCACGCTCGTCACGCCCGGCGTCCGGCTGGAGGGCGGCGACGCGCAGGACCAGGCGCGGGTCGCGACGCCGGCGCGGGCGCTGGCCGACGGCGCCGACCTGCTCGTCATCGGCCGCCCGATCACCGGCGCCAGCGACCCCGGCGCGGCGGCCGCGGCGATCGCCGCCGACCTGCAACGGCTGCGGGCGTAG
- the mihF gene encoding integration host factor, actinobacterial type, whose translation MALPPLTPEQRAAALEKAAQARRVRAELKDRLKHSATTLREILDAGETDEAIGKLKVVALLESMPGVGKVRAQRIMEKLEISPSRRVRGLGAKQRSALEREFAADAGAAG comes from the coding sequence GTGGCGCTGCCACCGCTGACGCCGGAACAACGCGCCGCCGCGCTGGAGAAGGCGGCCCAGGCGCGCCGGGTGCGCGCCGAGCTGAAGGACCGGCTCAAGCACTCGGCCACGACGTTGCGGGAGATCCTCGACGCGGGCGAGACCGACGAGGCCATCGGCAAGCTCAAGGTCGTCGCGCTGCTCGAGTCGATGCCGGGCGTCGGCAAGGTCCGCGCCCAGCGCATCATGGAGAAGCTGGAGATCTCGCCGAGCCGCCGCGTCCGCGGCCTCGGCGCCAAGCAGCGGAGCGCGCTGGAACGCGAGTTCGCCGCCGACGCGGGCGCGGCCGGCTGA
- the gmk gene encoding guanylate kinase has translation MSAHHLTVLSGPSGVGKGSVIAEIRRRHPEVWLSVSVTTRPPRPGETDGVEYHFAGDEEFDRMVAAGELLEHATYAGNRYGTPRGPVLDRVRSGEPALLEVDLQGARQVRDAMPDAYLVFLAPPSFDELARRLTGRGTEDPERVRKRLDIARIEMAAEDEFDVVVVNDTVEAAADRVVALIFDPRA, from the coding sequence CTGAGCGCGCACCACCTCACCGTGCTCTCCGGCCCCTCGGGCGTCGGCAAGGGCAGCGTCATCGCGGAGATCCGCCGCCGGCACCCCGAGGTGTGGCTGTCGGTGTCGGTGACGACGCGGCCGCCGCGGCCGGGGGAGACCGACGGCGTCGAGTACCACTTCGCCGGCGACGAGGAGTTCGACCGGATGGTCGCGGCGGGGGAGCTGCTGGAGCACGCGACGTACGCCGGCAACCGCTACGGCACCCCGCGCGGCCCGGTGCTCGACCGGGTGCGCTCGGGCGAGCCGGCGCTGCTGGAGGTGGACCTCCAGGGGGCTCGGCAGGTGCGCGACGCGATGCCGGACGCGTACCTGGTGTTCCTGGCGCCGCCGTCGTTCGACGAGCTGGCGCGGCGCCTCACCGGGCGCGGCACGGAGGACCCGGAGCGGGTCCGCAAGCGCCTCGACATCGCCCGGATCGAGATGGCCGCGGAGGACGAGTTCGACGTCGTCGTGGTGAACGACACCGTCGAGGCGGCGGCGGACCGCGTGGTAGCCTTGATCTTCGACCCCCGCGCCTGA
- the rpoZ gene encoding DNA-directed RNA polymerase subunit omega: MSGTAATPEGITNPPIDELLEATDSKYSLVIYAAKRARQINAYYSQLGEGLLEYVGPLVPAAPQEKPLSIALREINAGLLTHEQVEA; the protein is encoded by the coding sequence ATGTCCGGCACCGCCGCCACGCCCGAGGGCATCACCAACCCGCCCATCGACGAGCTGCTCGAGGCGACCGACTCGAAGTACTCGCTGGTGATCTACGCCGCCAAGCGCGCGCGCCAGATCAACGCGTACTACAGCCAGCTCGGCGAGGGCCTGCTCGAGTACGTCGGCCCGCTCGTGCCCGCGGCGCCGCAGGAGAAGCCGCTGTCGATCGCGCTGCGCGAGATCAACGCCGGCCTGCTCACGCACGAGCAGGTCGAGGCGTAG
- the coaBC gene encoding bifunctional phosphopantothenoylcysteine decarboxylase/phosphopantothenate--cysteine ligase CoaBC has protein sequence MARVVLGVSGGIAAYKAVEVLRLLTEAGHSVRVVPTRSALKFVGAATFEALSGERVTAKVFDDVPEVPHVRLGQTADLVVVAPATADLLARAASGRADDLLAATLLTARCPVVYAPAMHTEMWEHPATVANVALLRDRGAVVLDPDVGPLAKGDVGPGRLPSPESIVSVALAALAGSSRGTDLAGRRVVVSAGGTREYLDPVRFLGNRSSGRQGYALARAAAARGAEVTLVSANAALPDPAGVKVVRVVSAEDLRSAVLAAFADADAVVMAAAVADFRPAVRSASKVKKTDEDPEPVALVRNPDVLAELAAGRRSGQVVVGFAAETDDVLANGRAKLTRKGCDLLVVNEVGDGVAFEVPDNAAVILGADGTETEVPHGPKEALAHAVWDAVVARL, from the coding sequence GTGGCCCGCGTCGTCCTCGGGGTCTCCGGGGGGATCGCGGCGTACAAGGCGGTCGAGGTCCTCCGGCTGCTCACCGAGGCGGGGCACTCCGTCCGCGTCGTGCCGACCCGGTCGGCGCTGAAGTTCGTGGGGGCGGCGACGTTCGAGGCGCTGTCCGGCGAGCGTGTCACGGCGAAGGTCTTCGACGACGTCCCCGAGGTCCCGCACGTCCGGCTCGGCCAGACCGCCGACCTCGTCGTGGTCGCGCCGGCGACGGCGGACCTGCTCGCGCGCGCCGCGTCCGGCCGCGCCGACGACCTGCTCGCGGCGACGCTGCTGACCGCGCGCTGCCCGGTCGTCTACGCCCCCGCGATGCACACCGAGATGTGGGAGCACCCGGCGACCGTCGCCAACGTCGCGTTGCTGCGCGACCGCGGCGCGGTCGTGCTCGACCCGGACGTGGGACCGTTGGCCAAGGGCGACGTCGGCCCCGGCCGGCTGCCGTCGCCGGAGTCGATCGTGTCCGTCGCACTGGCCGCGCTCGCCGGGTCGTCGCGCGGCACCGACCTGGCCGGCCGGCGGGTCGTCGTGTCGGCCGGCGGGACGCGGGAGTACCTCGACCCGGTGCGGTTCCTCGGCAACCGTTCGTCCGGCCGCCAGGGGTACGCGCTCGCCCGCGCGGCCGCCGCCCGCGGCGCCGAGGTCACCCTCGTCTCCGCCAACGCCGCGCTGCCCGACCCGGCCGGCGTGAAGGTCGTGCGCGTCGTGTCGGCGGAGGACCTGCGGTCGGCCGTCTTGGCGGCGTTCGCGGACGCGGACGCGGTCGTCATGGCGGCGGCCGTCGCGGACTTCCGGCCCGCGGTGCGGTCGGCGTCGAAGGTGAAGAAGACCGACGAGGACCCCGAGCCGGTGGCGCTGGTGCGCAACCCGGACGTGCTCGCCGAGCTCGCGGCAGGGCGGCGTTCGGGGCAGGTCGTGGTCGGCTTTGCGGCCGAGACCGACGACGTGCTCGCCAACGGCCGCGCCAAGCTCACCCGCAAGGGCTGCGACCTGCTCGTCGTCAACGAGGTCGGCGACGGCGTGGCGTTCGAGGTGCCGGACAACGCCGCCGTGATCCTCGGCGCCGACGGCACCGAGACGGAGGTGCCGCACGGGCCGAAGGAGGCCCTCGCGCACGCCGTCTGGGACGCGGTGGTGGCGCGGCTCTAG
- a CDS encoding TraR/DksA C4-type zinc finger protein, translated as MTDLRAERDRVAAEVAALEADFAALVAAAEDSNADDEHDPEGATIGFERAQLAAVLDATRRRLAALDAALDRVRSGGYGTCERCGGPIGAERLAALPATTRCRACAS; from the coding sequence GTGACCGACCTGCGCGCCGAACGCGACCGCGTCGCGGCCGAGGTCGCCGCGCTGGAGGCGGACTTCGCGGCGCTCGTGGCCGCCGCCGAGGACTCGAACGCCGACGACGAGCACGACCCTGAGGGCGCGACGATCGGCTTCGAACGCGCCCAGCTCGCCGCCGTCCTCGACGCCACCCGCCGCCGCCTCGCCGCGCTGGACGCGGCGCTGGACCGGGTGCGCAGCGGCGGCTACGGCACCTGCGAGCGCTGCGGCGGCCCCATCGGCGCCGAACGCCTCGCCGCCCTCCCCGCGACCACCCGCTGCCGCGCCTGCGCGAGCTAG
- a CDS encoding sigma-70 family RNA polymerase sigma factor, whose translation MTVVQELVAGAAVVRTRDEEFRRFYASEYPDVAGYCLALTADPALADELAQEAMTQVYVRWARLRTPRGYAFRVAANLARDHWRRRDRELATWSDLAAHAVPQLGADATVWDAVRRLPRAQRDVVLLHYLYDLPIADVATAIRRPVGTVKRRLHEGRALLAAALEESR comes from the coding sequence GTGACCGTCGTCCAGGAGCTCGTCGCGGGAGCCGCCGTGGTCCGCACGCGCGACGAGGAGTTCCGCCGCTTCTACGCGAGCGAGTACCCGGACGTGGCCGGCTACTGCCTGGCGCTCACCGCCGACCCGGCGCTCGCCGACGAGCTGGCGCAGGAGGCGATGACGCAGGTGTACGTCCGGTGGGCGCGGCTGCGCACGCCGCGCGGGTACGCGTTCCGCGTCGCCGCGAACCTCGCCCGCGACCACTGGCGCCGCCGCGACCGCGAGCTCGCCACGTGGTCCGACCTGGCCGCGCACGCCGTCCCGCAGCTGGGCGCCGACGCCACCGTGTGGGACGCCGTGCGCCGGCTGCCCCGCGCGCAGCGCGACGTCGTGCTCCTGCACTACCTGTACGACCTGCCCATCGCGGACGTCGCGACCGCGATCCGCCGCCCCGTCGGCACCGTGAAGCGCCGCCTGCACGAGGGCCGCGCGCTGCTCGCGGCCGCGTTGGAGGAGTCCCGATGA
- a CDS encoding GNAT family protein, whose amino-acid sequence MFSLRVDDELVIELAEMWHAQEIYDLVDRNREHLRPWMPWEPLTTSVADTTSFLTSVRAEYAAGRQFHANLRYGGTLVGAIGMPSIDRANRTGEIGYWLGAEHTGRGIMTRATAALTTAAFREMGLHRVAIAADVANARSRAVPERLGFTFEGVLRGNKVVHGRSVDHAWYGMLEHDWDAGTLPG is encoded by the coding sequence ATGTTCTCGCTGCGGGTGGACGACGAGCTGGTGATCGAGCTGGCCGAGATGTGGCACGCCCAGGAGATCTACGACCTGGTCGACCGCAACCGCGAGCACCTGCGGCCGTGGATGCCGTGGGAGCCGCTCACGACCTCGGTCGCGGACACGACGTCGTTCCTCACGTCGGTCCGCGCCGAGTACGCGGCCGGCCGGCAGTTCCACGCCAACCTCCGCTACGGCGGCACGCTCGTCGGCGCGATCGGCATGCCGTCGATCGACCGCGCCAACCGCACCGGCGAGATCGGCTACTGGCTCGGCGCCGAGCACACCGGTCGCGGCATCATGACGCGCGCGACGGCCGCGCTGACGACGGCGGCGTTCCGCGAGATGGGGCTGCACCGGGTGGCGATCGCGGCCGACGTCGCCAACGCGCGGAGCCGGGCCGTGCCGGAGCGGCTCGGCTTCACGTTCGAGGGCGTCCTGCGCGGCAACAAGGTCGTCCACGGCCGCAGCGTCGACCACGCCTGGTACGGGATGCTGGAGCACGACTGGGACGCCGGTACACTGCCAGGCTGA
- the metK gene encoding methionine adenosyltransferase, with protein MTKRLFTSESVTEGHPDKIADQISDAILDELLRQDPKSRVACETLITTGQVHVAGEVTTKAYADIPGIVRKTILGIGYDSSEKGFDGDSCGVNIAIGSQSPDIAQGVDAAFEARTGESVEDELDRQGAGDQGMMFGYACDETDELMPLPIALAHRLARRLSEVRKSGDVDYLRPDGKTQVSVEYADGRPVRLDTVVVSSQHAGDVDLEKQLTPDVVQHVIEPVLAGLELETGGYRVFVNPTGKFEIGGPMGDAGLTGRKIIVDTYGGMARHGGGAFSGKDPSKVDRSAAYAMRWVAKNVVAAGLARRCEVQVAYAIGKAHPVSLYVDTFGTETVSLDAIQRAVDEVFDLRPAAIIRDLDLLRPIYAKTAAYGHFGRDEKEFSWEATDRADALRSAAGA; from the coding sequence GTGACCAAGCGCCTGTTCACGTCCGAGTCCGTCACCGAGGGGCACCCGGACAAGATCGCCGACCAGATCTCCGACGCGATCCTCGACGAGCTGCTGCGGCAGGACCCGAAGAGCCGGGTCGCCTGCGAGACGCTCATCACGACCGGCCAGGTCCACGTGGCCGGCGAGGTGACGACCAAGGCGTACGCCGACATCCCCGGGATCGTCCGCAAGACGATCCTCGGCATCGGCTACGACTCGTCGGAGAAGGGCTTCGACGGCGACTCCTGCGGCGTGAACATCGCGATCGGCTCGCAGTCGCCGGACATCGCGCAGGGCGTCGACGCGGCGTTCGAGGCGCGCACCGGCGAGTCCGTCGAGGACGAGCTGGACCGCCAGGGCGCGGGCGACCAGGGGATGATGTTCGGGTACGCGTGCGACGAGACCGACGAGCTGATGCCGTTGCCGATCGCGCTGGCGCACCGGCTCGCCCGCCGCCTCTCCGAGGTCCGCAAGTCCGGGGACGTCGACTACCTCCGCCCCGACGGCAAGACGCAGGTCTCGGTCGAGTACGCCGACGGCCGCCCGGTCCGCCTGGACACCGTCGTCGTGTCGTCGCAGCACGCGGGCGACGTCGACCTGGAGAAGCAGCTCACGCCGGACGTCGTGCAGCACGTCATCGAGCCGGTGCTCGCCGGGCTCGAGCTGGAGACCGGCGGCTACCGCGTCTTCGTCAACCCGACCGGCAAGTTCGAGATCGGCGGCCCGATGGGCGACGCCGGCCTCACCGGCCGCAAGATCATCGTCGACACGTACGGCGGCATGGCCCGCCACGGCGGCGGCGCGTTCTCCGGCAAGGACCCGTCCAAGGTGGACCGCTCCGCCGCGTACGCGATGCGCTGGGTCGCGAAGAACGTCGTGGCCGCGGGCCTGGCTCGCCGCTGCGAGGTGCAGGTCGCGTACGCGATCGGCAAGGCGCACCCGGTGTCGCTCTACGTGGACACGTTCGGCACCGAGACGGTGTCGCTCGACGCGATCCAGCGGGCCGTGGACGAGGTGTTCGACCTGCGGCCGGCCGCGATCATCCGCGACCTCGACCTGCTGCGCCCGATCTATGCCAAGACCGCGGCGTACGGGCACTTCGGCCGGGACGAGAAGGAGTTCTCGTGGGAGGCGACGGACCGGGCGGACGCGCTGCGGAGCGCCGCGGGCGCGTAG